In Acholeplasma equirhinis, the following proteins share a genomic window:
- a CDS encoding NusG domain II-containing protein, with amino-acid sequence MKKQDFIIIGGLLIIFSIIFVWVTFFTTQDGNIGKVYQGSQVVIEVDFKTKQVKTFPQKEHPEYPKTTTPVEGEGGDLAYVVLGAYEIDGNRTEVFIEIDWDTSSIRIERDETPKQIGVGRSWYNGKGLPVISLPNAVYIKFEKEVDTGLDGAV; translated from the coding sequence ATGAAAAAACAAGACTTTATCATAATTGGAGGTTTATTAATTATCTTTAGCATCATCTTTGTTTGGGTGACATTTTTCACCACGCAAGATGGCAATATTGGTAAAGTATATCAAGGCTCTCAAGTTGTGATAGAGGTTGATTTTAAAACAAAACAAGTTAAAACATTCCCTCAAAAAGAACACCCAGAATATCCTAAAACAACAACACCTGTTGAAGGTGAAGGTGGCGACTTAGCCTATGTCGTTTTAGGTGCATATGAAATTGATGGCAATCGGACTGAAGTATTTATAGAAATTGATTGGGATACATCAAGTATTCGAATTGAACGTGATGAAACACCTAAACAAATTGGTGTTGGTCGCAGTTGGTACAACGGGAAAGGATTACCTGTCATATCGCTTCCTAATGCAGTTTATATTAAATTTGAAAAAGAAGTTGATACAGGGTTGGATGGTGCTGTATGA
- a CDS encoding Gx transporter family protein produces MKNTRMITTLSMLTAVAIVLNVIEMQINIIPVPGAKIGFANIVTVIVLYMYRFREATLVTLLRVLIVALLYRSFTLTFWMGLGGSILSILTMGILKQWFKLHTVTVSVLGAITHTIGQILVGMYLVETELLILYLPIMLLISVPAGILTGIIADRFLKNFSHVAKVKSY; encoded by the coding sequence ATGAAAAATACCAGAATGATTACAACATTATCTATGTTAACTGCCGTTGCTATCGTTTTAAATGTTATAGAAATGCAAATTAATATTATTCCAGTACCTGGTGCTAAGATCGGCTTTGCTAATATCGTGACTGTTATCGTGCTTTACATGTATCGATTTAGAGAAGCAACACTTGTCACTTTACTGAGAGTATTAATTGTTGCACTTTTATATCGCTCATTCACATTAACATTTTGGATGGGTTTAGGTGGATCGATTCTTTCGATTCTTACGATGGGAATCTTAAAACAATGGTTCAAACTACACACTGTAACAGTATCTGTTTTAGGTGCAATTACCCATACTATTGGACAAATTCTTGTCGGTATGTATTTAGTAGAAACAGAACTTTTGATTCTATATTTACCAATCATGCTATTAATTAGTGTGCCAGCTGGAATTTTAACTGGCATCATTGCGGATCGATTCTTAAAGAATTTCTCTCATGTAGCTAAGGTAAAATCGTACTAA
- a CDS encoding thymidine kinase, translating to MYHSYKNGFIEVVCGPMFAGKTEELIRRARRLRYAKQVYQVFKPVIDNRYSTKGEIVSHNLLTENAILIENSSDILEKLLPNVDAVIIDEAQFLDKGIVKIADQLADRGIRVIVGGLDRDFKGEPFGPMPELLAIAEFVTKLTAICVKTGQPATRTQRIIDGHPASYDDPIIVVGASEAYEPRSRHAHEVLNKK from the coding sequence ATGTATCATTCATATAAAAACGGCTTTATTGAAGTGGTTTGTGGACCGATGTTTGCAGGTAAAACAGAAGAATTGATTCGTAGAGCAAGACGTCTTCGCTACGCGAAACAAGTTTATCAAGTTTTTAAACCAGTGATTGATAATAGATATTCAACTAAAGGTGAGATTGTTAGTCATAACCTTTTAACTGAAAATGCAATTTTAATTGAAAATTCTAGTGATATCCTAGAAAAACTACTACCGAATGTAGATGCTGTCATTATTGATGAAGCACAATTCTTAGATAAGGGCATTGTAAAAATTGCAGATCAACTAGCTGACCGTGGTATTCGTGTCATTGTTGGTGGACTTGACCGTGATTTCAAAGGTGAACCTTTTGGTCCGATGCCAGAACTCTTAGCCATTGCTGAGTTTGTTACAAAACTCACAGCAATTTGTGTAAAAACTGGTCAACCTGCAACACGCACACAAAGAATTATTGATGGACATCCTGCAAGTTATGATGATCCGATTATTGTTGTTGGTGCATCAGAAGCATACGAACCAAGAAGTCGACATGCACATGAGGTTTTAAATAAAAAGTAA
- a CDS encoding FAD:protein FMN transferase: MKKTWLIILSILITLVLTACLESTPQHNDPSKERVFFGVGAMSTTISVTMYVEPERKEEIMENVEEILYFYHDLTDNFKLKSGVNNITYINNQAAASDGEATVEIEKELYNILELGLQVQEETNGYFDIAMGEIIDIWKEVIKNNQKTGKVSEAELQETYEAVDAIILPENPVLLNEEAGKYYVTLKKGAKLDLGAIAKGYAVQKVVEYIESEGITQYIINGGSSSIDFGKDNPRTQDGNYVFELLNPLMPYQGYGFAYYSGQNQNITTSGSYLQYVEDLEGNWYHHIISPKTRRPSNNFYTITLIGVDGGLLDAYSTALFCMSPEEIENFVEGKDIQVATFNLDGTVTPYFMSSGYEPK, translated from the coding sequence ATGAAAAAAACCTGGCTTATAATTTTATCTATTTTAATCACTCTCGTGCTTACTGCATGTTTAGAATCAACACCACAACATAATGATCCTTCAAAGGAACGTGTGTTCTTTGGTGTTGGTGCGATGTCAACAACAATTTCTGTAACGATGTATGTAGAGCCAGAGAGAAAAGAAGAAATCATGGAGAATGTTGAAGAAATTCTATATTTTTATCACGATTTAACAGATAACTTTAAATTAAAGTCTGGTGTAAATAATATCACTTATATTAACAATCAAGCAGCAGCATCTGACGGTGAAGCGACCGTTGAAATTGAAAAAGAACTTTATAATATTTTAGAACTTGGCTTACAAGTACAAGAAGAAACCAATGGCTATTTTGATATTGCTATGGGTGAAATTATTGATATTTGGAAAGAAGTTATAAAGAATAATCAAAAAACAGGTAAAGTGTCAGAAGCAGAACTTCAAGAAACATATGAAGCAGTTGATGCGATTATCTTGCCTGAAAATCCAGTCTTACTTAATGAAGAAGCTGGAAAATACTATGTCACCCTTAAAAAAGGTGCTAAATTAGATTTGGGAGCGATAGCAAAAGGCTATGCTGTACAAAAAGTGGTTGAATATATAGAATCAGAAGGTATTACACAATACATTATTAATGGTGGATCATCTTCAATCGATTTTGGTAAAGACAACCCTAGAACACAAGATGGTAACTATGTATTTGAATTGTTAAACCCATTAATGCCTTATCAAGGTTATGGTTTTGCATATTACAGTGGTCAAAACCAAAACATTACAACATCAGGCAGTTATCTTCAATATGTGGAAGATCTAGAAGGCAATTGGTATCACCACATTATTTCACCAAAAACAAGAAGACCGTCAAATAACTTTTACACTATTACTCTAATTGGTGTTGATGGTGGTTTACTTGATGCATATTCTACTGCGTTATTTTGTATGAGCCCTGAAGAAATTGAAAATTTCGTTGAAGGTAAAGACATTCAAGTTGCAACATTTAATTTAGATGGTACCGTCACACCATACTTTATGTCGTCAGGATACGAACCAAAATAA
- a CDS encoding type B 50S ribosomal protein L31, which yields MKQDIHPKTRLVIFEDAQTKRQFLIESSINAKDTAVYEKDGKTYPVIRLEVTSDTHPFYTGEQSFIAQAGQVDKFNKRLEKSKK from the coding sequence ATGAAACAAGATATTCATCCAAAAACTAGATTAGTCATCTTCGAAGATGCTCAAACAAAAAGACAGTTTTTAATTGAATCATCAATCAACGCAAAAGATACAGCAGTATATGAAAAAGATGGTAAAACATATCCAGTTATTCGTTTAGAAGTAACTTCAGATACACATCCATTCTACACAGGTGAACAATCATTCATCGCTCAAGCTGGTCAAGTTGATAAGTTCAACAAACGTTTAGAAAAATCTAAAAAATAA